A genome region from Penaeus chinensis breed Huanghai No. 1 chromosome 15, ASM1920278v2, whole genome shotgun sequence includes the following:
- the LOC125032738 gene encoding uncharacterized protein LOC125032738: MCTIGHHHLAILLLLALQGTSALQRDVYAKRSTWWTKRSLATRYNTDEPTPGCNLFTTKGVECAIEKCSDQYGLCSYSARNSAELSHCSFLFHSCVSNCFKQDLPVVPLTV, from the exons ATGTGCACCATTGGACACCACCATCtagccatcctcctccttcttg CGCTCCAGGGAACATCAGCTTTGCAGAGGGATGTTTATGCCAAACGCAGCA CGTGGTGGACGAAACGGTCCTTGGCTACCAGATACAACACAGACGAACCCACTCCAGGCTGCAACCTCTTTACAACGAAGGGAGTCG AGTGTGCAATAGAAAAGTGTTCAGACCAGTATGGTCTCTGCTCATACTCAGCCCGGAATTCTGCAGAACTCAGCCAttgctccttcctctttcattcttgcgTGTCCAACTGCTTCAAACAGGATCTCCCAGTAGTACCTTTGACAGTGTAA